A genomic region of Ehrlichia japonica contains the following coding sequences:
- a CDS encoding ABC transporter ATP-binding protein: MVGLQLENVFYKYKKGQFLLHNVNISCKQGEVICLLGPSGCGKSTVLKLIAGLENLHCGSICINSKVVVNSSFCMPTEERNVGLIFQHPSLFPHQTVIENVMFAIKNSSKIQKFNIALDILRSINMIAYKDMYPDMLSGGQQQLITIARAIAQKPEVILLDEPFSSLDTALRVNIRRHVLSLLKAKGITVLLVTHDPEEALEVADTIYVMRDGYIVQHGTPYEIYYSPKDHMLAQFFGEINHFVCTVRDSYIELPIGKIPAQSFSNGEEVVVCIRPEAIISHSDKGIKAIVKQIKFFNNMICICVDDCLCWMRFANIVLPQVGDTIFILLDLNKILLFKV, encoded by the coding sequence ATGGTAGGTTTACAGTTAGAAAATGTCTTTTATAAATATAAAAAAGGTCAATTTTTACTACATAATGTTAATATAAGTTGTAAACAAGGGGAAGTAATTTGTCTTCTTGGTCCTTCTGGATGTGGTAAATCTACAGTATTGAAGCTAATTGCTGGATTGGAGAATTTGCATTGTGGTTCTATATGCATAAATAGTAAAGTTGTAGTTAATAGTAGTTTTTGTATGCCAACTGAAGAACGTAATGTTGGCTTAATATTTCAGCACCCTTCGCTATTTCCACATCAAACTGTTATTGAAAATGTGATGTTTGCTATTAAAAACTCGTCTAAAATACAGAAATTTAATATTGCATTAGATATATTACGATCTATTAATATGATAGCATATAAAGATATGTATCCTGATATGCTTTCTGGAGGGCAGCAGCAGTTGATTACAATTGCTCGAGCAATTGCTCAAAAACCAGAAGTTATATTATTAGATGAACCATTTTCTAGTCTTGATACGGCGTTGCGAGTTAATATTAGAAGGCATGTGTTATCATTATTGAAAGCTAAAGGGATTACGGTATTACTTGTTACTCATGACCCAGAGGAAGCATTGGAAGTTGCAGATACAATATATGTTATGCGTGATGGATATATAGTTCAGCATGGTACTCCGTATGAAATATATTATAGTCCTAAAGATCATATGTTGGCACAATTTTTCGGTGAGATTAATCATTTTGTTTGTACAGTAAGGGATTCTTATATAGAATTACCAATAGGGAAAATACCAGCACAATCTTTTAGTAATGGGGAAGAAGTAGTAGTTTGTATAAGGCCTGAGGCAATAATTTCTCATTCAGATAAAGGAATAAAAGCTATAGTAAAGCAGATAAAATTTTTTAATAATATGATCTGTATCTGTGTAGATGATTGTTTATGTTGGATGAGGTTTGCTAACATAGTTTTACCACAAGTTGGTGATACTATATTTATCTTGCTTGACTTAAATAAAATTTTATTATTTAAGGTATAG
- the tatA gene encoding twin-arginine translocase TatA/TatE family subunit has translation MTLGPWQIFLILIIILVLFGAGKLPDVMSDLGKGIRNLKQELKDNKLASTEDEPNR, from the coding sequence ATGACTTTAGGTCCATGGCAAATTTTTTTAATTTTAATAATAATTTTAGTACTATTTGGTGCAGGGAAGTTACCAGATGTTATGAGTGACTTAGGTAAAGGTATTCGCAATTTGAAACAAGAATTAAAAGACAATAAACTTGCATCAACAGAAGACGAGCCAAATCGTTAG
- the recR gene encoding recombination mediator RecR → MGVNKLISMFAKLPNFGPSSSRRIVLYLLRNKEEVMLPLASGIQDLAFQTKECPICFNIDIKAPCSICSDVMRDRQLLCIVEELGDLWAFEKGKIYQGVYHVLGGTLSAIYGIGPDQLNLDSIVERIKKFDIKEVIIGIGNTMDGQVTTHYITQMIKELGIKVTRLACGIPMGGEIDYLDEGTLSAALSSRYIIS, encoded by the coding sequence ATGGGTGTTAATAAGTTAATTAGTATGTTTGCAAAACTCCCTAATTTTGGGCCATCTTCTTCTAGAAGAATTGTACTTTATTTACTTCGCAACAAAGAAGAAGTTATGTTACCTTTAGCATCAGGAATTCAGGATTTAGCATTCCAGACTAAGGAATGTCCTATATGTTTTAATATAGATATTAAAGCACCGTGTAGTATCTGTTCTGATGTTATGCGTGATCGTCAATTATTATGTATAGTGGAAGAGTTAGGAGATTTATGGGCATTTGAAAAAGGAAAAATATATCAAGGTGTATACCACGTATTGGGAGGAACTTTGTCTGCAATTTATGGAATAGGGCCTGATCAATTGAATTTAGATAGTATTGTAGAGAGAATAAAAAAGTTTGATATAAAAGAAGTGATTATAGGTATAGGCAACACTATGGATGGTCAGGTGACTACTCATTATATAACTCAAATGATTAAGGAATTAGGGATTAAGGTAACTAGGTTAGCTTGTGGTATACCTATGGGGGGAGAGATAGATTATTTAGATGAAGGAACTTTAAGTGCAGCTTTGTCTTCTCGGTATATTATATCTTAA